A window of the Trichoderma asperellum chromosome 6, complete sequence genome harbors these coding sequences:
- a CDS encoding uncharacterized protein (EggNog:ENOG41) gives MAPLTWFITGCSSGFGETLVRQLRAAGDNVIATGRSAETRLAHLKDTGAAILDLDVTAPAAEIQAKVDAAWDIYPEGIDVVVNNAGYIVSGAIEELTQEDMDLSFKVNFHGPLNITRAFLPRLRAKNKGTLLFVSSQAAWHTDPSAGSYCAAKFALSGAVECLAKEMAMFAPGVRILIVEPGYFRTKVFSNIKHVEPRVPVYAQFNAGVRQYEASIIGNEPGDADKAVTRMIDLVKGTGMAAGKQTPLRVPLGSDGWERVKTKCEETIAICEEWEDFAKSTDHVAVDAA, from the exons ATGGCTCCCTTGACGTGGTTTATTACTGGCTGCTCTAGCGGCTTCGGCGAGACCTTAGTACGCCAGCTCCGTGCTGCCGGCGATAATGTCATCGCCACTGGCCGCAGTGCCGAAACCAGGCTCGCCCATCTCAAAGACACAGGAGCAGCTATCCTCGACCTTGATGTCACAGCGCCGGCCGCTGAAATCCAGGCCAAAGTCGACGCGGCCTGGGATATCTACCCAGAGGGCATCGACGTTGTGGTCAACAATGCAGGCTACATCGTCAGTGGAGCGATTGAAGAATTAAC ACAAGAAGATATGGATCTCTCTTTCAAAGTGAACTTCCATGGCCCACTCAACATCACCCGTGCGTTCTTGCCTCGCCTACGGGCAAAGAACAAGGGCACGCTTCTCTTTGTGAGTTCTCAAGCGGCGTGGCATACCGATCCAAGTGCTGGCAGCTATTGTGCCGCCAAGTTTGCTTTATCAG GTGCCGTTGAATGCCTCGCCAAAGAAATGGCCATGTTTGCTCCTGGCGTCAGAATCCTCATCGTCGAGCCTGGTTATTTCCGGACCAAGGTTTTCTCCAACATCAAGCACGTCGAGCCCCGCGTGCCGGTTTATGCCCAGTTCAATGCCGGGGTCCGGCAGTACGAGGCATCCATTATCGGCAATGAACCTGGCGACGCCGATAAGGCTGTTACGCGAATGATTGACCTGGTCAAGGGCACGGGTATGGCTGCGGGGAAACAGACACCGCTGCGTGTTCCTCTGGGGTCGGATGGCTGGGAGAGAGTTAAGACGAAGTGTGAGGAGACGATAGCGATCTGCGAAGAGTGGGAGGATTTCGCGAAGAGCACAGACCATGTAGCGGTAGATGCCGCTTAG
- a CDS encoding uncharacterized protein (EggNog:ENOG41~antiSMASH:Cluster_6.4~TransMembrane:8 (o48-67i79-99o136-165i177-196o208-228i249-270o276-292i304-321o)) — protein sequence MQSIDGYTLLEKGVVAPSSTIALDQPRRSPLYHLKTLFLFTKSDFKTVIFPQSIFAITAALSTARLTTADLSEDVSTRAWQLASRLPLMLAWIWLNLLVEDLANQRLEGSIIEDTVNKPWRPLPSHRLTADQARDWLIVAIIVAVGSSLVLGGYTASVTLMLFIWMYNDLDGSNSGIWIRNALNASGLMCFSWGALAALSGGELSPRGFTWILVTGAIIMTTVHAQDLPDIEGDKARGRLTVPLLYGETAARLSLSAMVMLWAVACPLFWDASAWGWAVSTSLGGAMSVLALQKRGQWWDEVVWKLWCLWIAALYLLPALGK from the exons ATGCAGTCCATAGATGGCTATACGCTTTTGGAAAAGGGGGTCGTGGCCCCTAGTTCGACTATCGCTCTCGACCAACCG AGACGATCCCCGCTCTATCACCTAAAGACTCTATTTCTCTTCACCAAAAGCGATTTCAAAACCGTCATCTTTCCTCAGAGCATATTCGCCATTACAGCGGCGTTGTCGACAGCGAGGTTAACCACAGCAGATCTGAGTGAAGATGTGTCTACACGGGCCTGGCAACTGGCCTCCCGTTTGCCATTGATGCTTGCGTGGATCTGGCTGAACCTCCTGGTGGAAGATTTGGCGAACCAACGCCTCGAGGGATCCATTATCGAGGACACAGTCAACAAGCCATGGAGGCCGCTGCCCTCTCATCGTCTAACGGCAGACCAAGCACGGGATTGGCTCATTGTTGCTATTATAGTCGCCGTAGGGTCGAGCCTGGTCTTGGGCGGCTACACAGCCAGCGTCACCCTAATGCTCTTTATATGGATGTACAACGACCTGGatggcagcaacagcggcaTTTGGATACGAAATGCCCTCAATGCAAGCGGCCTCATGTGCTTCAGTTGGGGTGCGTTGGCGGCATTGTCAGGCGGCGAATTATCACCCCGAGGCTTCACCTGGATCTTGGTAACTGGAGCCATAATAATGACAACGGTTCATGCGCAGGATCTGCCAGACATTGAAGGCGACAAGGCACGCGGACGCCTAACCGTGCCCCTGCTGTATGGCGAGACAGCAGCACGGTTGTCCCTATCCGCCATGGTCATGCTCTGGGCAGTGGCGTGTCCGCTCTTCTGGGATGCGTCGGCGTGGGGATGGGCGGTCTCGACAAGCCTCGGAGGCGCCATGTCAGTGCTTGCGCTGCAGAAGCGAGGCCAGTGGTGGGACGAAGTGGTGTGGAAATTATGGTGCCTTTGGATAGCGGCGCTGTATCTGCTGCCAGCGCTTGGCAAATGA
- a CDS encoding uncharacterized protein (EggNog:ENOG41~antiSMASH:Cluster_6.4~SMCOG1034:cytochrome P450~TransMembrane:2 (i5-26o32-53i)) translates to MAFHVVPACIFASGFLALAILSYFHLQQPQSLLWYSQTGVLLLVEWILSNLVYRLAFHPLSKYPGPLFAALSDWYTVYWIAEGGRHLEFDKQHKKYGKFVRFGPNRLSINSAQASRDLHNVNSNTFKADAYSSFKRFFGAEMSLTTVDHKAHAFRRRVNMTAITPTAVKEFEDQVTPHVDEFIDIISEGVGSKKEGEHGWSSGKDMCFYVSFCIADIMGSMTFGRTWNVQRDPKYRHFVKDLPNGVAGIHLVGHMQSLFFCNLHKLLFKQLIVGVGNLMSVSRSFALWRLEQTSMPYRDIWAALLASRDPKTGESFSTEELISEASLFIIGGTDGMITATTSTLFYLTHNPRTLERLTREIREAFPLSPEDIGKKASEIKCPIRFASAELQSVKYLPACIDEAMRLSPPVPSILPRVVGPGGMEVDGEYFPAGVNLGIPHYCMHHSEENFAQPLTYAPERWFHEERERGLKDGSVPVSGKESVKMQPAVGLAHGFTPFGAGRSGCIGKHLAYQEMSIVLARLIWLFDIRLDPSSNLGEGVGDAKEGRECRSEFQLYDRFVSSQNGPMLQFRYREELAA, encoded by the exons ATGGCCTTCCACGTTGTGCCCGCTTGTATCTTTGCAAGCGGCTTTCTAGCGCTGGCCATATTGTCCTACTTTCACTTACAGCAGCCTCAAAGTCTTCTTTGGTATTCACAAACCGGCGTTCTCCTACTCGTCGAATGG ATTCTCTCAAACCTGGTTTACAGGCTTGCCTTCCACCCCCTTTCTAAGTACCCAGGACCGCTGTTCGCGGCCCTTAGCGACTGGTACACTGTTTACTGGATCGCTGAGGGTGGTCGCCATCTTGAGTTTGATAAACAGCACAAGAAGTACG GGAAATTTGTTAGATTCGGGCCCAACCGTTTATCTATCAATTCTGCACAGGCGTCTCGCGACCTGCATAATGTGAACTCCAACACATTCAAGGCCGATGCATACAGCTCTTTCAAACGCTTCTTTGGGGCAGAAATGTCTCTCACAACGGTAGACCACAAAGCACATGCCTTCCGGCGTCGAGTCAACATGACAGCCATCACACCTACCGCAGTGAAAGAATTCGAGGACCAAGTTACGCCTCACGTCGATGAATTCATTGACATCATCAGCGAAGGTGTAGGGAGCAAAAAAGAAGGTGAACATGGTTGGAGCTCGGGTAAAGATATGTGTTTTTACGTATCTTTCTGTATTGCCGATATCATGGGCTCTATGACTTTTGGTCGAACATGGAATGTCCAGAGAGATCCAAAGTATCGACATTTCGTAAAAGATTTGCCTAATGGGGTTGCCGGTATCCATTTG GTTGGTCACATGCAATCATTATTCTTCTGCAACTTGCATAAGCTCTTATTCAAGCAGCTCATTGTTGGCGTGGGAAACCTGATGTCTGTAAGCCGATCATTCGCTTTGTGGCGCCTGGAGCAGACTTCTATGCCATATAGAGACATTTGGGCGGCGCTTCTCGCATCGCGCGATCCTAAAACCGGAGAGTCGTTTTCTACTGAAGAACTAATATCAGAAGCAAGTCTCTTCATAATTGGTGGTACAGACGGTATGATAACCGCAACAACGTCGACCTTATTCTACCTCACACATAACCCACGCACGCTCGAACGCCTAACACGTGAGATTCGTGAGGCATTCCCCTTGTCCCCCGAAGATATTGGAAAGAAAGCATCAGAAATCAAGTGCCCCATTCGGTTTGCTTCTGCAGAACTGCAGAGCGTTAAATACTTGCCCGCCTGTATCGATGAGGCCATGCGTCTCTCACCCCCTGTCCCAAGCATCTTACCACGTGTTGTTGGTCCAGGGGGGATGGAGGTAGACGGCGAATACTTCCCTGCTGGTGTCAACTTGGGTATTCCGCACTACTGCATGCACCACAGCGAAGAGAATTTCGCCCAGCCTTTGACCTACGCACCCGAACGCTGGTTCCATGAAGAACGCGAAAGAGGGCTTAAAGACGGTTCTGTGCCTGTGTCAGGCAAAGAGTCCGTCAAGATGCAGCCCGCAGTGGGTCTGGCGCATGGGTTTACTCCGTTTGGTGCTGGTCGTAGTGGATGCATCGGGAAACATCTTGCCTACCAGGAAATGTCCATCGTTTTGGCTCGTCTCATCTGGCTCTTTGACATTCGTTTGGACCCCAGCAGCAACTTGGGAGAAGGTGTAGGAGACGCTAAAGAAGGGCGAGAGTGCAGGAGCGAATTTCAGCTGTATGATCGCTTTGTCAGTTCACAAAACGGGCCCATGCTGCAATTTCGTTATCGGGAGGAGTTGGCTGCATAA